One Caulobacter segnis genomic window carries:
- the sciP gene encoding CtrA inhibitor SciP — translation MLQQQRTNSRGEKYVIGPTGAPLTLSDLPPPETQRWVIRRKAEVVAAVRGGLLSLDEACDRYKLTNEEFLAWQQSIDRHGLAGLRTTRIQQYR, via the coding sequence ATGTTGCAGCAGCAGCGCACGAACAGCCGGGGTGAAAAGTATGTCATCGGTCCGACCGGTGCGCCTCTTACCCTGTCGGATTTGCCGCCGCCGGAAACCCAGCGTTGGGTGATCCGTCGTAAGGCCGAGGTCGTGGCCGCCGTCCGCGGGGGCCTGCTCTCGCTCGACGAGGCTTGCGATCGCTACAAGCTGACCAACGAGGAGTTCCTCGCGTGGCAGCAATCGATCGATCGGCACGGCCTGGCCGGCCTGCGGACCACTCGGATCCAGCAGTACCGTTAA